The genomic stretch CTTTTTGCCCTTGACATTGCCGTTAGATTGGGCTCTAACGATACCAAACTGCAGGTCTGAAAAGTAAAAAATAACCTTAGGTATAAATATGTCCTTGATTTTTTTAGCATCTTaacaatttttatataaaaattatcttcatTTAATTtcgcaaaaaaaatatatgatttgATATGATTATATATCTTAGAGAAGTTATATCTTTTTTGTACTAAatgaagataatttttatatGAAAATCGAGATCTACAAATTTCTAGTAATGagtttttccatttgaagtcgtGAAGATACTAAAAACAATTAATAGCATAGTTAGATCTAAGTGTATTTTTGACTTTTTACACCTGTAGTTTGACATCGTTAGAGCTTAATTTTACGGTAGTGATATGGAGGgcaagaaaaaaaattagaataGTGGCGCTTAAGTCCACCGAACTATTTCAGTAGCTCAACTGTTTATTGGGAACGTGTACTCACTGTCAGTCATGCGGTTCATGCCTCTCTTAAAATACCAGCAGGCACCGCTTTGCTTTTGGATCGTGAGTGTATGCTAAAACAGGATTAGAGAACGCGACGCCCAGTGGGAGGCAAAAGCTTCTTTGCTACCACTTGTGTGTATGTAACCTCGTTAGTATATCTTGTCATCATCGTGTGACCGCCCTGGTATTTGTATCATCGTATGGTGTCTCCTTTAGTCGACAAAAGGTGTAGTGGCAACTGGTGTGTGCGCTTCACTGCACCGAGATACCAACATCTGCATCTGTCTTCCTTGGTGGCCATTTTAATCGGGGTTGCGTTCGTCCAATCTTCTccctgcctttttttttttccttctcgcGCGTCTTTTGAACCTTACTTGAAGCATCTTCCTTCCGTCTTCACCTCCTCTTGTTCGTCCTAGGATGGTAGCACGGGCCGAGGAGACGGGAAGCAAGAACTCAAGGCACGGGAACGGGAGCTCAAGCTTGACTGGCGAGTTGCCGTGTTCAGTtctcgaagaaaaaaaaatttcgcgacacggTAGCTCTTACGTTTGTTTggggtaattattgtccaattgtaGACTAACTAAGGTCAAAATATTCACTCTAAATTCCGACcatactgtgcaattagtttttattttgtttatatttaatactctatgtatgcgtctaaagattcgatgtgacgggagatCTTAGATTTGAGGgtggaaataaacaaggcctgaagggAACCTGAAGAATGTGAACAAGAAATAACAACAGAGCTGATGAAGACCACGCTGACAGGCTCGtcctaagccttgtttagtttccaaaaaaaattacaaaattttttagatccccgtcacatcgaatctttaaacatatgcatggagtattaaatatagacaaaaataaaaactaattgcacagtttgatcagaATTGGCaatacaaatcttttgagcctagttagtctatgattagataatatttatcaaatacaaacaaaaatgctatagcgtcgatttcctaaaaatttttggaactaaacaaagtccTAATTATTCTCTAGCTTGACCGGCACCACGTTTGGCTTCCTTTCATTTTTGAACTCTCAACACGTTAAATATTTGGACATATATacaaagtactaaatatatattatttataaaactaaaaataatttacaagacaaattttttaaatctaattaatctataattaaatactaattatcaaataaataaaaatattttaatatatattaaattttaacaccACTAACGAAACAACAACCCACGACTGGCTCCCCTACCTGCCTAccctactccgactccgagtgACCGAGTCCACGCTCCACGCCCACCCATGTGCATGCGAGTTCCGATGCGACTGACGGGCACCGGCAAGGCATGGTTGGTTCCCGATCGCCCAACCAGACCACTGCTGGTGGGGGCGGTGGCTGATGGTGCTGGGTCACCACGGCGGACGCGGCCGGCCCACGGGCCTCCTGTGCTGTGCGGTGCCCTGTGCTGCTCCCGCTGCCGGAGCAGCAGTGCATTGACTGCGACTCGTGGATGGGATGATGCCTCCGACAGAATAGGCGACAGCAGCCTCTGCCCCGCTCGGTCCAATCGCTCGTGATATTGATTTACTTATTTACAAAACTATTcactaatttattataagaaaaaaaaatattaatcaaaactatttactaatttattataaggaaaaaaatattaatCCACAGCAATAAGCGAACAAAGTCCACGCCATGCTCAACCATCAACCGGTTCTAGTAAGAGTACGCCTGATGCAACGGCATCCATAAGCTGCAATCTGAAATGAACATCTAGGCCgtgtttactttcaaaaaaatttgcaaaatatgaatagtagcgttttcgtttgtatttgataaatattgtccaattatggactaactaaactcaaaagattcgtctcgtcaattccgaccaaactgtgcaattaatttttacttttatctatatttaatacttcatgcatacgtctaaagatttgatgtgacggagaatctgaaaaattttacaaaatttttggggaagtaaacaaggccctacttcTCCTCACCGTCCAGGCGCTCAGGCAGCATCAGGTGGTGTTGTGTTATTTGTGTTGTGCTAGTGCCACTTCTCGACCTGTAGCAAAATAGGATAGGATAACTTGTTCCATTATCTTTCATCTTGATCCTCTCATTTCAAGCTTTACTAAATTATAGGAGAGGCTTAGGAGGAGCTTCATGCTTCAAGTAGCGATACTTGAGCCCAAAACTATCTCGGTGCTAGATCCGCACCTGTTGTGATCTCGCTAAGTCAAATAGGATAGCTACACTCCaagtaataaataaaataaaaataaagagaaGTACTAAATTTTAGATGTTGGAAATAGCTTTCCTTCTAGTGATTGTTTCTAGCCGTCTGATAGAATTGTCTTCAACCTCCATCTCTCGTTACAACGACATGGAAGTCACGACTGTTCAACTGTAATGTTGGAAACTTTTCGATAAAATATCTTGGCATAATGTTGGATCACAAGCACATAGGTGTGTGTGCTCCTTCTCTCATCCTTCATACCTAGGTCCACTCTTAGATGCATAGCCAAAAAAACATTATATTGGATTTTCAAAACACGTCTAGATAGAGAAATGTCAGAGCACCACTAGTAGAAAGACCTATCCATGTTGCATAATATATATAGTACTTGAGTATTTTGGAAGAAAAGATAGTCCAACAATTGTTGTATCTAGCTTTTCAAAATAGCAAGACACCTATCCTAGAGTTCTCGCATGTGCCGCTATCCATATGCCTCGCCGCAATGGAAAGGTTGTtggagttttttcttttttttttgcgtgGGGTTCTATTTTAGAGGTTGGTTAAATCACGAGTTTAGCTATTTATATGTTTATCGactctcttggagttgctcttaggtgGGTGTGAATGTTTTTTTTGGTGAGAGATACTTTCCGAATCATTCGCTCTTGTGTATGGATAGATGAAATGGCTTCAACTTGCCACTCAGATCTGGTGCAACAAACCCCTCTCTCCTATGTGAATGAAGCAATCTGTGAGTGTGACTCACTCAAGCTGTCAAGCAGCTCAAAGTCCTAGCAAAAACCTTTCGAAAAAAGGTCACATGAAAAAGAATGGAACCACGGCCCAGGTACAAACGGAAGAAGATTTAGGAAGACTGAACGAAGTCCAAGCTTAGGCCCGGCCCAATATCCGACACGCACGTAGATAACACGAAATTcccattttcaaaaaaaaacacgAAATTCCCTCAAatttgctcaaaaaaaaaaagaaattcccTCGAATAAGAAAAACTCTCCCCCGTCTCGCTTCTCGCTGCTGCGTGCCTGCGGGGACACTCCATCTCTCCTCCACGATCCCGCCTTCCTTCCCCACACCTCTCGCCGAGTCGCCGGCGGAGGACGATCCGCCGGCAGCAGAGCGAGCGCCGCGCGGGCCTCAGATCGCCCCTTTGGTTCCTTGGAGCCGAAAAGCGGGGGCCGGCATGAAGCCCCCGGCCGGCAGCAGCGGCAAGGGCGGCGCGGTGGACCCTTCCCTGCCGCGGTTCAGGTGCCAGGAGtgccgccgcgccctcgtcgtcgtcggggtCGATTCCTACGCCGACAGGCTGCCCGCACATGCCGCGCCCGGTACCCGTGCCTCGCCCtcccttctccccctttgttttacccatatatatatactcccttcGTACAAAAAAAAATAACATAACTCGCTTTTCGAGAAGTAATTAACAGTTTTAAGTTTGAGTATATCTATAAAAAcatactaatatttatgataccgaATAAGTATCAATTAGATTAACCatggaatatattttcatagtaaaccTATTTATTTAGAGACATAAATGTTGAACTATTTTCTATAAACTCAATCAAACTTGAGCAAATTTGACTTGGTTCAGATttagaattgcattctttttgggacggagggagggaGTATTATCATAACCGTTGTATTCCATCAGTTTGAGCCCTTTTCTCGGCCaagattatgcaaaatattcttCTCGTGGTACTTAGACTATGCTCATCCGTAGAGTTATAACTAAAAAATAATTGCTATGTCAATAATGTTTCCAGCGCTTCCAAATTATTAGTTTCATTGGTGCTAGAAGCTGGAGTTGCTTCATACTTGTACTTGCCAATTGGGTTCTGCAATTATGTTGTTCTATTGCATTGGTGCTGGGACCAGGATTAGCATGTGGCTATTTGCCTTGCTTCCTGGGATTCTTTTTTTTCCACAAGTACTATCCACTGAGCGCCCCCAAGACGCAAGTTTGTGATACCGGGTGGCACTTATCTAGTATGCCATTCAATCCATGCAGGTAATCATGCATCTTCTGTTCAGGGCAGTGTTATGGGTGCAAGCAAGATGGACAACTCTTACGTTGTGTTATCCAGGCAGAACAAATCTCAGGGTCCTAGAATTCCCCCACGCCCACCAAGTGCAGCAGCGGTGCATACTGATCCCATCCAATCAACAAGAGCGATAGAGGGGTCATATATAGTGCTTCCACCTCCTGCCGCTTCCATATACAAGACACCTGCCTCTGAAGGAGGTGGTGCGCAGCTCACAGCACCAGGTGTAAACTCCAGTAGCCCCTCTCAGGGAAACAATTCTGGGTTTCACTCTAGTGTTACTGTGCTGAAAAGGGCTTTTGAGATTGCTAGCTCGCAGACTCAGGTACGATTGATTGCTGACTATGTGCATATACTAGTGTGTGAGCATGCATGGATTTTATACTCCTATCTTTAATGTTTCATCTTCTATTTTCAGTGCCTTAGCAGTTATTGCATCAAATGtgcatgttttttttctttccaagCGTAGAGAACATTGTAGTTATACATATAGTAACGATGATGCATTTCTGCTTTTTCTAATGGCGTGTGCAGGTTGAACAGCCACTTTGTCTGGAATGTATGAGGGTTCTTTCTGATAAGATGGATAAGGAGATTGAAGATGTTAATGCTGATATTAAATCTTATGAGGCTTGTCTTCAACGTTTGGAGCAGGAGCCCTACAACATCCTCAGTGAAACAGATTTCCAAAAGGAGAAACAAAAGGTGACCGTTCCTATTGAAATATGTGTGGCTTGATGACTGACTAGTTACTGAGGTTAGAAGATGCAAATTTTACTGTTTAATTGCTACGCTTGATGCAGGCCTCCCACAACATATAAGTGGTGATCCCTTTGACTATGAAACTGTTATATCAAGCTGATAAGCTGCACAATATGAATACTTATATTGTGATTTAAACATATATTAGTGCCTATGCCTAAGCATATTTCAGAAATATTGTGAAATAATCGAGCATAAGCTGTCAACTATAAACGCAACTCAATTATGGCACGTAATTTGTAGATTGCAGGAACAAGTGCATATTATTGACTCTGTTGCAAAAGGTACAAGAAATACTTATTGGTGTGTGTAAACCTCTTACGTTTTATTTATTTGTGTGTTCTGCAAATTCAGATTGAAGAAGAGGAAAATAAACTTAAAGCTGCTATTGAAGAAGCTGAAAAACAATATTCAGAAGTTAGTTCTGAGATGAAAGATCTTGAAATAAAGTCTAAACAATTTGAGGAATTGGAAGAGCGGTTAGTATCTTTTCTCCTTGCCATTATTCTTTCATGTTTATCATTTGTATCATTTCTATCACAGAACCACGGTTTATGTACAACATTATACAAAGTTTTAACACCATCTGCATCTTTTGTTTGGcttctgcatttataatgcttgaAATATCTTTCATACATAACTAATgttatcatttttttttcttaattagGTACTGGCATGAATTCAACAGTTTTCAGTTTCAGTTGGCATCTCACCAGGTAAATTTACTTCAGGCCAACCTATGGATACCTACCTATCAGAATAACAATGCACCAACTTATTGTTGTCATACTTTGAACTTGTGTTCTTGCTGCCCCCTGacttgtatatatttttattttcaaacAGACATGTATTTTGTTCCACATCAGTTCCAGGCTAATAACTAAAGCAATATTAACCGAGTCTGTGGTTGATTTCTGCGATCATGTATTTATTTCGCATCAAAAACTTGCTGACAGAAAGCTAATAAAGTATATGCTACATGCATGTTGTCTGTGGTGTTGTTTTTAAAACTGCCTTGATGTTTGGATATACTATCACAAATTTTAATTACTTATCTCTATGCAATATTTTCTTATGCTTGAATAGTTTGCCATCATTCTCTATGACATTCATTTTgttaatatatatgaaaatatcACACTTTTCAGGAAGAAAGAGACGCAGTTTTTGCCAAGATAGAAGTTTCCCAGGTTCATCTGGAACTGTTGAAGCGTACTAATGTTCTTAATGATGCATTCTATATTTCACATGATGGAGTAATTGGAACAATAAATAATTTCCGCCTCGGCCGCCTTTCTAATGTAGAGGTAATTATACAGATTGCAAAATACATAGATACAATTTTGGGTCACTATACTCAGTGCTTCTGAAAATAATGTACAGGTTGAGTGGGATGAGATAAATGCTGCTTGGGGTCAGGCTGCACTGCTGTTGCATACCATGGCTCAGTATTTCACCCCAAAATTCCAGTATCCTTTTGTTTTCTCTCGGTAGCTATAACATTGATAAGTGCATAGTGTTACTTACAATATTAACTTATTGAAGTGCATAAATTGTGAATTTTAGTAGTAAGCACAATAGAATTTATTCTTAAAGAAATAAATGTTGCAATGGAGTTCCTGAACATTTTCCTAGATACCGGATCAAGATTCACCCTATGGGAAGCTATCCAAGAGTCACAGACATCCACAATAATACATATGAACTGTAAGCTTTCTGCTGGCAGATGTACTTTTTCTCTTGAAGATTGTCTATAGTTTATTAGTACTCACTTTCTTAGGTTTATAATAGCTCTATTTCGTTTGCAAACCTTCTTGCCTTAGCACTGTATCAGGCAGTGCAAATTAATCATGCTTGAGATGTTAGTAAGACGCATTGTTGATGTTCAGGTTTGGTCCCGTGAATTTGTTCTGGAGCACCCGATTTGACAAAGCCATGACATGGTTTCTGACTTGCCTGCAAGAGTTCGCTGAGTTTGCCATAAGTTTGGATAAGGAGAACAATGTTCCACCTGAAAAATCACTGAAGCTTCCCTACAAGTAAGACCTTTTGCAATCTTTTGGTCTCACAATCCTGATGTTTATGTGCCCTGGCTAATCTTGTCATTCATGCCATAGTTATTGAGACTGAACTAGGCATTGAACTGGGGAGGTTTCTGGTTCATGGTTTGATTGGACTGTCGGACCACTGGCTCAAAGTAGTTAAATATTGTATACCTTTCTCTTTCCCCCCTGCGAACTATGCAGGAcggcaggagagctgcgtgtcATTCATTAAGAAGAATAAAAGATACAAAAGGGAGGGAAGTAAGAAACCATCTCCCAGGCTCCCTCGCGGGGTTTAGTCAAAATACAGCATTCTAGGGAAACACAACCAGCAGCCTCAAACAGATAGCACAGTGGCGTGTGAGAAAGCCTCCTAGCCGTAGGTCTTGTTATCAACTCCCATGGGACACATTTTTTTGTTGATTTGTTAAGTGCACTGCCCTCCGGACATCCCCCCACACCAAGTTTGTGCAACTCAAGCTGCACGCCATGCCCACATGTGGCTCAGAAGCTGTTTTTTCTTCTGGTTTTTTTTTATTCAAAGCCAGACAGTTCGACTGTTTTGGAGCGGGTAATAACAGGCTGATTGCTTAAGTAGACCAGGCCAGACCCTGCAGAGGCTCAGGTTCATGTTTTTTGCAATCAAACCGGTGGTTGGTCTGGTTAGCTATGATTCAGACATTTGAATTTCGTGTTTATGCTTGTGACCTAGTGTTCATTTGCAATCATTTTTAAAGAATATTTGAAATACGAATATCTTCACCTGGGGTGAAATTTATTAAATGTGTCAGGTCTTGTTCCAAGCACCGTCTTTTTTGGTTAGTGTGGTAGTTGGTGTCGAATACATGCAGGAGCCCTGTTATGGTGACGGTAGATAATAAATTGGAAAGTTTCCTGTATATTGATGCATTCCATGTTATCTGCATTGTTGTTAATTAAGATCACTTCATTTCACAGGATTGATGGTGACAAAGTAGGGAGCCACACGATCGTCCTAAGTTTCAATAAGAATGAAAACTGGACCAAGGCGCTAAAGTACATGTTGTGCAATCTGAAGTGGGTTCTCTACTGGTTTATTGGCAATACAAGTTTTGCACCACACTCGGGATCGCTGCACACACAATCTCTGAAGAACAAGAGTTGATGCTGTTTTTTTTCTCGTTGACTGTACATAGTTTATATACTCCCTAGCCGCTGGATGTAGCCCTAGTGACAATAACGACACATTTGATGTACATGTGTTTATTGCTCGAAGTCTACCGTGTTGTCTTGAGGCCCTCGTGCATGTGTTTATTGTACTAAGCCCAGCAACTCCATTTTCGCCCTTAGGTCAGAGTTGGTGGAAGGCCCTCGTGCTTGTCCACACAGCTTAGCAGGATGGAAGGCTGAGCTGATGGGATCAGAACTTCAGAAGAGTAGCCGGCCCATACAATTGGGCCAGTGCACTATGCACAGATGACAGATCAACTGGAATCCATGTCACATGAGGTGCTTCTTCCTTTGTTGGTCTGTGCTGAGGCTCGGCCATGTGCCAGTTTTACGTGTAAAAACTATAATATCCGATTCTTCTGATCCCACAGCACCAGCCAGCGAGTCGCACCAAAGAAGCACGAGACCATCATGTATCCTACATGTGACCCTCACCTTCACCACCACATGTGACTCTTGCCTTCACCCCTCTCCCTACATGTGACCCTTAAACAGCATTTCCTTATATCATCAGCATGGCAAAAACTTCGatcaaaataaaaagaaagaagcaCACCAAACGCTCCATGCCCTGTTCTAGGATATCTTCACAGTTTACGACAGATCATCAAAACTATGGCACAAAATACATGATGCTCTTAGCTGTTCTGTACAAATGACACTTCTGTAAACCTGGGGGCACCgataagaagaaaaaaaggcTCCCTAATTTCTAAATCTGAGAAATCGGGTAAGACTATGGCTAAGAGAAGATCTGGGCAAAAATGAAGCCATGGTACAAAATTTCTGCGGAGTTACAAAGAGGTGAGGGAGCATGTACACAGAGTTTAGGATTTACTGTGGACCTTGAAGCCAATCATGATTCTAAGGCCACCTCCTACCGGGTATGTACACTCATTGCATGCTAATCATCTCGAACAATCTCGCCCATCATGATCCGGTTACTGTGGACCTTGAAGCCAAGAAGAGAAGGGTCAATCTGCTTTCCTTtcttggccttcttctttgcgcCCTTACCACCTGGGCCACCGTCTGCAGATTCTGAGGCATCATACTGCAACGGAGGCTTCCTCGAGCTCTTCAGCGCTTCGCTGAAGGACTGACCAGAGGCATCTGGATTGTTGGTGGCTGATGGCATGCTATACACCCCTGGCTCTTTGTTGCTAGGAACACTGCTTTCCATACCCTGGGCTACTGATGCCACTCCTGATTCCATCTTATTCTCTGCACAGTAAGATCATCAAAATTAAACATCTGATATAAAGCAGACATAAAATTTCATGGATAAATAGCATGGTAACAAAAAAACACTTCAGGTTGCCTATAATTGCGCAACAGGTTGCACACTAACATTGTGCTCGTTCAAACTATCACAGAACATACCTATAAGCCACACTCACACTACCCCATCCAGTTTGTAGTCTAGACAGTTTTATTTTAGCAATTGCCAGCTTTGTTTTAAGTGAGGCAAATTCAGCTGATTTTTAGTATACAACCTCAGTAATATTAACCATATCAAAATTCAACAATCCAGAAAGTTTGAAAAAACATACCATCAGAGGACACAAGGCCTGCTTTCTTCAGCCTGATTGCTGAAGACAGATCTGCGGGAACTGACTGAGATGTAGTATGTTGGTTTGTAGAGCGCTTTAGCAAGGAGTGAGAGCTTCCTTTTGACATGCCAGAATCAGACCTGCACATCTATATATTATCAATACAATATAAAGCCAACTTTGCACTCACCTAAGTGAGCATTAAAGAAAATTAACTTGTGCATGTAAAACAATACAATGAACACTATAGAAAAGCTAGTTAGAATCAATGAATCATATACATGTATGCGTTAGCAACAAATATTATGTAGTCAAAACTCTTGTGCAGAAACAACACTTTGCATTAAGGTATATTTATCAGCAAAGCGAAGTCTCACAAGAAATAAAAGTACATATTAGAATTATCCAGTGGCCTAATGTGACAACATCAGAATAAACTGAGTAACATGCCAAAAAGAATTATTAGAATGGTAATTTAGTGTGGTGTGGGCGAATATCCTTTTGAGAAAGATAGTAGATAATGGAGCAGCACATCTACAAGTTTAGAGTAATACCATTTACTAACAGCTTCTTCAGCAAAATCAGGATCATCCCCAGCCAAACTCGCACTAGAACCCTGCTTTTTAACCCTTGTTAACTCACTGACACTCCCAACCAGTTGATTGGCTGATGTTCTACCACTTGTGGTGTCTGGAAAGTCCCTTTGAACATCATCAATTCCAAGAAAATGCTTCTGCTCAAGCATTGATCCAGATCCTGATCTAAGGTTAAATTTTCCAGTGTTCTCAATATTGTTGGGCAAAGTACCCAGATTAGCTGATCCCTCTTGCGCCAACTGCCCTGACTTTGCATAAAGTGACCTTTCTGCAAGAGACTCCTCAAATGACAACATGTCCACTGATCTTAGAGGATTCTCTGCAACAGGTTGTGCAAAGTGATCCTTACGCCCAAATGGTGCTGGAACAGGAACATCAGGGAAACCCAGGGACTGCTGCGATTGAAGGACAAGTTTCTTATGAATCATATCACTCAAATCTTGTTCTGCATTCCTCTCCTTGTTCATAAGAGCTGCCCATGCATGTGGGTTGTCAACAGCAAGGTTCATTTCCACATTCCTTCTCTGCTTCTCCGCTTCAATCTGCAACTGGTTGATGCGTGAAGATTCCATTAGACTGTTTTGCAACTGTCCATTGGCATCCGACCAGTGCCTTTCAAGCCTTCCTATGTGAGAACCAGGAAGCTGTTCCTGAAGCCTATGTTGCTGAGGATGAACCCCTGAAGGAAGCATAGGCATTTGGCCTAAAGGGTATATATCACCATGTGTTTCCAACTGACCAAGTCCATGATGGCGTGCTAGGGCATTTATGACATCTGGGTTTGGTCCAGGACCACCACCAGGCAAAGAACCAGACCGCTCTAGGGAGTGAATACCTTGACCTCCCCTATGCAAACGTTCATGTAAGGATAAGCTGCGGTCAAGATGTTCATGGTGATCAAACGATGACGATCTCTGAAGATTCTCCAGGAGATCGAAACGACCATGTCTCTGATTTGGACTGGTCCCTGCACGGATAAACTGCGCAGGATCATCCATTGGCCAGACCCCACTTAAGTGCCTTTCTTCCTCCCTGCCCTGCCGCAGAGCATTTGCCAATTGTTGAGACTGAAGTTGCTGCTCATGCTGAAGGCCTAAAAGAATTTGCTGCTCTAAAGGAAGCATCTGTCTCTGATTTGGACGTGAGAGAACATCCAACATATCATTATGATGCTCCCTATGAAGGCCATGACCAAATTTTGCTTGAATGAGTTGTTCAATAGCCGCATCATGCTGTCTTTGCAAATGGTGAGGTTGCTGGTGCAGTTCATTTAATACATGTTCACGAAGTAAGACTTGATCAACCATATTTGTTGGTCCAAAATTTGAACCCTGAAGCTGCTGCTGCAACAATTGCTCGAGGATcatctgttgctgttgctgctgctgctgttgctgttgctgcaaaAGCTGGGCTTGCCGTTGCTGCTGTAGCTGCCGTTGGTGCTGCTCTTGTTGGAGCTGGCGgcgttgctgctgttgctcaaTTTCAAACTGGACTCTCAAAAGATGCTCCACATCAGAAAGCGGTTGATTCATAGGCTGGCGGTGTTGGTGCAAAGAATCAAACACCTGCCCAGGAAATGCACCAGAAAATTCCATATTGTTGCGGGCCATCAGTTGCTCCTGCTGCAATTGCTGTTGCTCCCGTCTGATCTGTTGAAGCAGCATTTGCCCCTCAAAATTCAAATGATGCTCAGCTTCAACCTGAGGGATTCTGCTGGAAATGTTTGCATCATTCATATTGTCTAGCCGTCCAAAGTTTGCAGGCCACTCATCACGCACACTTGAAACTTCATTCATCCTGCTAAGTGGCCCGTGTCTCATGTTTACAGGTGGAATGTCCTTGGGTGCTGTAGGCTTGGGATTTCTCCGCTCATTTACACCAAGTACGTTTGATGAGAGAGGTTGTTTTGGATGCCCTTCCAGCTCAGACCAAAGTAAGCCAAGAGGACTCAGATCACTCTCCCTTGGGATATCATGCTGCGGCAAATTAGCTTGTCCAACCACAGAATGAGGATCATGTGGTGCCAACTGGAAATCTGCACGGTCATTCTCAAGGTCCCGTAGGGATTGACCCATGCTGCTATTAGG from Sorghum bicolor cultivar BTx623 chromosome 3, Sorghum_bicolor_NCBIv3, whole genome shotgun sequence encodes the following:
- the LOC8079822 gene encoding uncharacterized protein LOC8079822 isoform X3 codes for the protein MAERKLDRPSALGKGGLSLGIEEDRAAAAAMGFVDDTKDQLHLDNSIPLSPQWLYTKPADGKISLPHVSSLEPAEKEVRMLEGTVDRKERRRNVFDADTGLRWLEEERETSLLGRRERKKDVDRDVDNRKTDRRSDNVSARDNTDPRAAPASERWNDGSTRSMGNEGRRDAKWSSRWGPDDKDKDSRSDKKVDAEKDETHADKQTFTGRLLSESDSRDKWRPRHRQESHSVGTATYRAAPGFGSEKGRVKDSDIGFAAGRGRGNPNSVASFNRPSSAGSIGAPSVHGKSAKAAVSFCYPRGKLLDIYRQKNMMSSFDDADMKLEEIPSITLSTAAKPLAFVAPDKVEEALLEDIRKGKVISSEGINGTGNKKERAKDLEEPASGIDDDKGKVSFAIAGLGQEGSSDLISEKDAFYVEGTLPTGISTSPPMKSLEENASSNQYGITDIREGLKTDEIKSSADHDLGTKLPDDSNTLFDVPSFEHSSEPPMPYQSSDMDIKVSGHANYPEELTLYYLDPQGGVQGPFLGADIISWYEDGYFGLELPVRLSQAPDDVPFRPLVEVMPHLGQKLQSHIPQPGDGSAESLESSQSKFESTVPTASSGKSDQVSNWNSESNAVDPKRGDHEASVPSHSGWLSSLEMGKDTANTTNRQQHIPESVNQDAEEVLYTGRPNSSMGQSLRDLENDRADFQLAPHDPHSVVGQANLPQHDIPRESDLSPLGLLWSELEGHPKQPLSSNVLGVNERRNPKPTAPKDIPPVNMRHGPLSRMNEVSSVRDEWPANFGRLDNMNDANISSRIPQVEAEHHLNFEGQMLLQQIRREQQQLQQEQLMARNNMEFSGAFPGQVFDSLHQHRQPMNQPLSDVEHLLRVQFEIEQQQQRRQLQQEQHQRQLQQQRQAQLLQQQQQQQQQQQQMILEQLLQQQLQGSNFGPTNMVDQVLLREHVLNELHQQPHHLQRQHDAAIEQLIQAKFGHGLHREHHNDMLDVLSRPNQRQMLPLEQQILLGLQHEQQLQSQQLANALRQGREEERHLSGVWPMDDPAQFIRAGTSPNQRHGRFDLLENLQRSSSFDHHEHLDRSLSLHERLHRGGQGIHSLERSGSLPGGGPGPNPDVINALARHHGLGQLETHGDIYPLGQMPMLPSGVHPQQHRLQEQLPGSHIGRLERHWSDANGQLQNSLMESSRINQLQIEAEKQRRNVEMNLAVDNPHAWAALMNKERNAEQDLSDMIHKKLVLQSQQSLGFPDVPVPAPFGRKDHFAQPVAENPLRSVDMLSFEESLAERSLYAKSGQLAQEGSANLGTLPNNIENTGKFNLRSGSGSMLEQKHFLGIDDVQRDFPDTTSGRTSANQLVGSVSELTRVKKQGSSASLAGDDPDFAEEAVSK